ATGTAACAGAGGACCCAGCAGAGAGATCTGCCTTCGCTTTCCATGTAGATTAGTAAAAGCCAATGAAAGCAGTGTACCCAACCAGAAAAATCAACTCACTTTGTAGAACATCAGGCTTTGGTGGCTCTCTGTAGCcttaggagagagagagatggaaggAAAACATCCAACAAAATTCTCGTCCCCAGAAAGCTCACAGTGCCACTGGGAGGTGTCAGAGCTGAGAGGCTTTTGATGAGAGGGCACTCCTGCAGCCAGGAAGATGTGGCTTTTCCAATCCATGCCACCACCCCTTCCCTTCCTTGGGAGGAGGTTTACTGGAGGCAGAGTTCTTTCTCCTGTAGAGGATGTCCATCACCTAGAGGACATGTGATCTTACACAAAGAGCACCAATTTTGCAAATTAGTCACACTCCTTTTggttataaggaaaaaaaaatgtccaacTCAAATCATCCAACCCTAAAATCGAAATCCATTGGCTCTTATAACTTAGAAAAATGAAGGTGGGTGGGTGGGCATCTGGTAAAGGTTGATCCAAGGACTCCAAAGATGTCATGATGTGCCACTGTCCATTTCTCtctttccatctctccctgtcttCTCTCCATGTAGAAGTCAGGACTACATTCAGTTTTGGGGGCTTTATCATTAAGCCAATCACCCCATAGTTAAGAGAACTTTGCATTCTCCAGGAAAGACACCCATTAATTTGACTTATGTCACAGTCTGTGACATAAAGGATGAATTTTGATGGTGTGTTCTGGGTCCCATGCCCACACTGTGGGGCATTCTTATGATGAGGTGGAGAGTAGATGTTCCTCAAAGGAATGGATTCACTGCTACCATAAGATGGGGAGGGAAGTGTACAAGAGCTATCACTCTTGAAGGGCCCAGGACCAGGAAGACAAGGGACAGAGCAAGAGTGAGGGGCCCAGGACCAGGAAGACAAGGGACAGAGCAAGGGTGCAGTGCCAGGGAACACCCAGGTCTCTCACTTATAAAATGGAGATATGGGGAGGCTATAAATGTCATCCTGGATGTCAAAGCACTCAGCAGCCTCTACATACAGCCCCTGTTAGTCACTGCGTTTCTTCTTCCACCTGGTCTTCCACGTGGATAAGGTGGGACAGTGGATCTCCTTTGATTTTCTCTGCTAACCTGAGATCTACTACTCAACAGGACAATCCCCAAGGACAATGAACCTcccactgggcctggccctgtttCTGGCTGGCCTTCTCGCCACAGAAGGGCTTCTCTCGCCCAATGTCTCTCGACTTAGCTATGGAGACCTGAGCCAAGCCCAAGGGTTGAAAGCAAAGAGGATCGCCCATGAGCTGGCAAAGCGCAACATGGAGTTTGGCTTCAAGCTGCTCAAGAAGTTGGCCTCCAGAGGCTCCAGGCAGAACATCTTCTTCTCTCCCCTGAGCATCTCCACTGCCTTCTCCATGCTGTCCCTGGGTGCCCAGGACTCCACCCTGGAAGAGATTAAGCAGGGTTTCAGCTTCAGGGAGATGCCCGCCAGAGACCTTCACCAGGGGTTCTATTACCTCATCCGCAAGCTGAACCAGGAGAAGCAGGGCACCAAGCTGGCGATCGGAAACGTTCTGTTCCTGGATCAGAAGCTGAAGCTACAACGGAACTTCCTGAGAGAGACCAAGAATATGTATGAAGCAGAAACTGTGCCCACCAACTTCCAGGACTTGGAATATACTCAGAAGCAGATCAACAACTATGTCAGTCAGAAAACCCAGGGGTTAatcaacaacctgatcaggagtaTAGACCCTGGCACTGTGATGATTCTGGCAAACTTCATTTACTTTCAAGGTAAGGTTTGAGACATGCTGGCGTGGAGAGGAGAGGATGACCAATAGGCATGGATTAAAAACCTGGATTGGCCTCTTGCTTGCTCTTGACCTTGAATTTCTACGTAATGAATCTCTCACTTCATAGAATGAGGATATTGATAGATACCATATAAGGCTTTTTAAAGATGTAGTTGGATAAGTTTCAGTGGTATAGTGAATATCGAGTGGATGCTAGTCATCATAAACACTGTAGTCACTTTCTTTGTCTTTAAATTGAATACCATTTACATATAACCCATCTGGTTGTGTTTGGGAATCGAGGTGAAAATGTTTGTGAAAAGTGCTTTATAAAGCCTAACTTGTTCTCTATATGTCCATTTTCATTATCACTGATTATCCTAACATGACACTAGTTGATGTGGTTGGAGTGACATTCTCATCTTCATTTCttagatgaggaaaaaaaaaaatgaaaatcagggACAGActaattacttatccatgtttcaAAGCCAGTCAATGACAGTCAGGATTGGAACCCCTCTCTCTTGGCCTTGGGTGGGTATTTTTCCACTACACCAAGTAGACGTCCAGGATGGTGATTGTGTttgggtggtggtgatgatgagttTGGGGGGTACCTTATTCTCCTCTTCATATTGCCTAACTTCCCTGTGTCTAAGAGAAAACCTGAAATAGACCTTCGTTCCCCCCTCTGCACACAACCACTCACGTACCATGTGCACACGCAGAGGTTGGCCAAAACAGGTGAAAATCACAGAGGCCAACACCCCTCAGTTTAGACAAGATCTCTACGGGGATGTCAATACCATGGTTCAGTTCTCCCAAAGTTCACAAGGAAATTGATGGTTACTGAGGGGGGAAAAATCCAAAATCACAGTCTGTCCAATCCagagggaaagaaaaatgaatttgggATTTCTCAAAGTGCTACATCCCCTACTTCACCTCAGGACAACAGTGACACCAATAATGCTGACGGTGACCACCATCCACTCAACGATCACTATATCCAGTTATTGGGCTTGGCTGCTTTATCCCACCAAGTCTCCAAGTGAACCTAAGAGGCATCtgtcaatatccttgttcttcaaaGTAAGGACACTGAAGCCCAGGGAGATTGAGACACTTATCAAGGTTCTGCTTTTAGAGCAGCGAggccagggtttgaacccaggggttggcTCCCAGGGACCAATTCCGAGATCTGTGAGGGCAGCAGATTAGAAAAGACGCAGATCTGAGTTTACATGTGATGGGGTCAAAGCATCCTCAGGATCGAAAAAGAGAGATCAAACACCCAGAATTGAGCGTTCATTCCTCTCCAGCAAGCTCCCAAGGGCAGTGTGTCCCATTAGCTTTCTTGGCCCCAGGTGACAGTGGCTTTTTCAGGGGTGACTTGAAATAGAGCCAGGCATCTTCATTCGAGTCACACCCAAAGAGCCCCACTAATTGCCatccagcccccccccccactggGGCATGATCTCCATGCTTTCTCAGCCTCAGGATCATCTTTGCTCAGGGCAGTCTACTGCTCTCCTCACCTCCTCATCCCTACTCCTCGTTTCCTTGAGAACATGTCACTGGACCTGAGTCCATCTCACAGGAAGTATCCGGGGCACAGGAAGAGGGCAGCCTCCTGGAGTTCTTCCCTGGTGCCCTAGAATACCCAGACCTTTTCTCTGAGTCTGCGTGGACAGAGGCTGGTGATTATTTGGATCTGGTCACCTCCTTTCTCTCTGGACACTCATCTCACTTTGCCTTTCAATCCTAAGCCAGGTGGCAACATAGATTTGATCCAAAAGAAACTAAAGAGGAAAATTTCTTTGTGGACAAAAGCAAAACAGTGAAGGTGCCCATGATGTTCCACGGAGGCATGTATGACGTGGGCTACGACGACCGGCTGTCCTGCACGCTCCTGGAGATCCCCTACAGTGGGAACATCACGGCCACCTTCGTTCTTCCCGAGGAGGGCAAAATGAAGCAACTGGAGGAGGGCTTGCAGGCGAACATTTTTGGCAGATGGAAAAGATTAATGTCAAAAAGGTAAAGAGGGCGCCTGGTGTAAGGAGTGTCTTGCTTCTCCCCCCGCCCCactctttatttctttcatccCGAATTTATGAAGCTCTTACCACACAGCCAAGCCCTCTTCTGGGCTCTTTGAGACACTTCTGTTAGGGTAGGAGGTAGACTGGAGAAGTGTAAGAACACAGAAACACTTGACCCTGGAGAGGCAGTAAAACTGTGGGAGTGTGGTAGAGGTCAGGGAGGGCTTCCCAGGGGAGGTGGAATTTGAGCTAAGACTTTAAGGCTGTGTGTGGAAGGGAGAGAAGCAATGGATGTCTTTACTGAGCCTCTGCTATGACGATTGTGGGACCTGGGCACCAGGAGGAGGCACCAAGAGAGAAAGAGACGATGCTAGGGTGGACTGGGCATCCATGGGGGAAGGCGCCCTTAAGGAACTGCAGAACACAGCTCTGTTATCTAGTTACCTGAGAGCTCCTGACAGGGAAATTCTGGTTCCAGATGTTTCTGATCACGCCAGTGTTGGGGGAGGTGGAGCTGAGTGGCAGGTCACCCCAGGAGGGCTCTGCCAGCCCTACCTCTCCTCCCTGCTGTGGGAGCTGGGGAAAAAATAGGGGTTTGGGTGAGGCCTGGGTTCTCTTCTGTGATTTGGCCTTAGCAGTGTCAGCCTTGTAGGACCTTTGAAGAGGCCATGCGCCAATGTGACTTCTTTCCCCTCCTTCTGATTGGTTGAAGAGGAGGGCTCTAAAACTCTCAGCAGATCCTTGGAACCTCAGGCTTATTGAATGACAGGTGTCCTGCAGCGTGGTCTCCATCCTCAGGGGGAACCCCGCATGGCAGCTCACCCCCTGACGTAAAATGCAGGCTTCTATTAACACGGGGTGCCCCAAAGGGATGGGCAGCTTCCAGCCTGTGCCCCACAGAGTTGTAGAGTTCACAGGGGTGTCTTGGGGGCCTCTCTAGGGGCATGAGAGGTGTGGAAAGTGAAAGGAGGTGAGATATGGGAAGAatgtcaggcccttggccctcagTTCACCCGTACTTCTGGCTTTGTGACAGAGACTGTGGTCCTATTGCCATCAGTATTGAAAGCACAGTGGCTGGGTCCACTACAGTTTTGCTGGTGCCCCAGAGCATCTCCAAGTTATTTGTGACAATTTCTCACAGGGCTGCCATTCTGGTGCTAGCACTGGGACTGCAAGTTCCCTCTCCCTGGCCCTTGCACCTTGTGTACTGTGACCATTGAGCCACCCCTAACTGCACACAGAGGCTCCTGGATAGTGCTGCACCTCTCTGTCTTCAGGATGAGGCCCACAGCCCTCCCTTTGTTTCCTGCCCAGGTGTGGGAAAGATGTTTTGAGATTTCCTGCAGGTTGGCACCAGCCTTCCCAGAGGCCTGGGGACAGGGGAAACAAAGCTCCTCACAGGACAGGAATAACTTAAGTAACTTCTCATGAAATCCATGTGCACCCTGCCCTCGGGGTCTCTTCCAGGGCCCCCCTCCCTGTCCTAGGACCTGGTCTGCCTCCCCCACCCCATGAGACTGTTCCCAGCATCCCCATGACTTGAGATGGGACCGCCCTGGCAGAAGGCCATGAGAGGAGGATCCCTTTCACCAGAAACATCCTGCCTCCTAAGCTCTGTGGCCTGGAATGACCAGTGGCAGTAATGCCCCCTCCTCCATAGGAAACCCCAGAGCTTCTTACCGGCTAGGGGACTTGCCTGAGGTCCCCAGGGGGGATTGCATGTCATCAGAACCCGACAGGCAGTGTTCCTACCTTCTGAACTCTTTCAGTCTGGCTGTCAGGTTGTCGGGTTATCTTAAAGTGCAGGCAGGAGCAGCCCAGACCTCTGGT
This region of Callospermophilus lateralis isolate mCalLat2 chromosome 3, mCalLat2.hap1, whole genome shotgun sequence genomic DNA includes:
- the Serpina12 gene encoding serpin A12, with translation MNLPLGLALFLAGLLATEGLLSPNVSRLSYGDLSQAQGLKAKRIAHELAKRNMEFGFKLLKKLASRGSRQNIFFSPLSISTAFSMLSLGAQDSTLEEIKQGFSFREMPARDLHQGFYYLIRKLNQEKQGTKLAIGNVLFLDQKLKLQRNFLRETKNMYEAETVPTNFQDLEYTQKQINNYVSQKTQGLINNLIRSIDPGTVMILANFIYFQARWQHRFDPKETKEENFFVDKSKTVKVPMMFHGGMYDVGYDDRLSCTLLEIPYSGNITATFVLPEEGKMKQLEEGLQANIFGRWKRLMSKRVVNVFVPRLHISGTYNLKNTLSQLGISKIFEENGDLTRISPYRSLKVSEAVHKAELKMDEKGTEGAAGSGAQTLPMETPQNVKLNRPFLMMVYEKLTPSMIFLAKIVNPSGK